One Streptomyces sp. L2 genomic window carries:
- the glmM gene encoding phosphoglucosamine mutase has protein sequence MGRLFGTDGVRGVANADLTAEMALGLSVAAAHVLAEAGTFAGHRPKAVVGRDPRASGEFLEAAMVAGLASAGVDVLRVGVLPTPAVAHLTGALGADLGVMLSASHNAMPDNGIKFFARGGHKLADELEDRIEAVYESHRHGEPWERPTGAGVGRVRSYDEGFASYVDHLLGVLPNRLDGVKIVLDEAHGAASGVSPEAFTRAGAEIVTIGAEPDGLNINDGCGSTHLGKLKAAVVEHGADLGIAHDGDADRCLAVDHTGAEVDGDQILAVLALAMRERSVLRADTVVATVMSNLGFKLAMERAGIQLVQTAVGDRYVLEEMKEHGYALGGEQSGHVIVLDHATTGDGTLTGLLLAARVAETGKPLRELAAVMERLPQVLINVPDVDKSRVRTSADLAAAVSEAERELGATGRVLLRPSGTEPLVRVMVEAADIEQARSVAGRLADAVKSALG, from the coding sequence GTGGGACGACTCTTCGGCACGGACGGCGTGCGCGGCGTCGCGAACGCGGACCTGACGGCCGAGATGGCGCTCGGCCTCTCCGTCGCTGCGGCGCACGTGCTGGCCGAGGCGGGCACCTTCGCGGGCCACCGGCCGAAGGCCGTGGTCGGCCGGGACCCGCGCGCGTCCGGGGAGTTCCTGGAGGCCGCCATGGTCGCCGGGCTGGCGAGCGCGGGCGTGGACGTCCTGCGGGTCGGTGTCCTGCCGACCCCGGCGGTGGCCCACCTCACCGGCGCGCTCGGCGCCGACCTCGGCGTGATGCTGTCCGCCAGCCACAACGCCATGCCGGACAACGGCATCAAGTTCTTCGCCCGCGGCGGCCACAAACTCGCCGACGAGCTGGAGGACCGTATCGAGGCCGTGTACGAGTCCCACCGGCACGGCGAGCCCTGGGAGCGGCCCACCGGAGCCGGCGTCGGGCGCGTGCGGTCGTACGACGAGGGCTTCGCGAGCTACGTCGACCATCTGCTCGGCGTCCTCCCCAACCGGCTGGACGGCGTGAAGATCGTCCTGGACGAAGCGCACGGCGCGGCCTCGGGGGTCTCGCCGGAGGCGTTCACCCGGGCCGGCGCCGAGATCGTCACCATCGGCGCGGAGCCGGACGGCCTCAACATCAACGACGGCTGCGGCTCCACCCACCTGGGCAAGCTCAAGGCCGCCGTCGTCGAGCACGGCGCCGACCTCGGCATCGCGCACGACGGCGACGCCGACCGCTGCCTGGCCGTGGACCACACCGGCGCGGAGGTCGACGGCGACCAGATCCTCGCCGTGCTCGCGCTGGCGATGCGGGAGCGCTCCGTGCTGCGGGCCGACACCGTCGTCGCGACCGTCATGTCCAACCTGGGCTTCAAGCTCGCCATGGAGCGGGCCGGGATCCAGCTCGTGCAGACCGCCGTCGGCGACCGGTACGTGCTGGAGGAGATGAAGGAGCACGGCTACGCCCTCGGCGGCGAGCAGTCCGGGCACGTGATCGTGCTGGACCACGCGACGACCGGCGACGGCACGCTGACCGGGCTGCTGCTGGCGGCGCGGGTCGCGGAGACCGGGAAGCCGCTGCGGGAGCTGGCGGCGGTGATGGAGCGGCTGCCGCAGGTGCTGATCAATGTTCCGGACGTGGACAAGTCGCGCGTGCGGACGTCCGCGGATCTCGCTGCGGCGGTTTCCGAGGCCGAGCGGGAGCTCGGGGCCACCGGGCGGGTGCTGTTGCGGCCCTCCGGGACCGAGCCGTTGGTGCGGGTGATGGTGGAGGCGGCCGATATCGAGCAGGCTCGGTCTGTGGCGGGGCGGTTGGCTGACGCCGTCAAGTCTGCGCTGGGCTAG
- the rpsI gene encoding 30S ribosomal protein S9 produces the protein MAETTAEQPLEELDIDSYTTESEVPVEGEYTSESMASHFGEPQPAAGLGRRKNAIARVRIIPGSGKWKINGRTLEDYFPNKVHQQEVNEPFKVLELEGRYDVVARIAGGGVSGQAGALRLGVARALNEADVDNNRGPLKKAGFLKRDDRAVERKKAGLKKARKAPQYSKR, from the coding sequence GTGGCCGAGACCACTGCCGAGCAGCCGCTCGAAGAGCTTGACATCGACAGCTACACCACCGAGTCCGAGGTCCCCGTCGAGGGCGAGTACACCTCGGAGTCCATGGCCTCCCACTTCGGCGAGCCGCAGCCGGCCGCCGGCCTGGGCCGCCGCAAGAACGCCATCGCCCGCGTCCGGATCATCCCGGGCTCCGGCAAGTGGAAGATCAACGGCCGCACCCTTGAGGACTACTTCCCCAACAAGGTGCACCAGCAGGAAGTCAACGAGCCCTTCAAGGTGCTGGAGCTCGAAGGCCGTTACGACGTCGTCGCCCGCATCGCCGGTGGCGGTGTCTCGGGTCAGGCCGGTGCGCTCCGTCTCGGTGTCGCCCGCGCGCTGAACGAGGCCGACGTCGACAACAACCGCGGCCCGCTGAAGAAGGCCGGCTTCCTCAAGCGCGACGACCGTGCGGTCGAGCGCAAGAAGGCCGGTCTGAAGAAGGCCCGCAAGGCCCCGCAGTACAGCAAGCGCTAA
- the rplM gene encoding 50S ribosomal protein L13 — protein MRTYSPKPGDVTRQWHVIDAQDVVLGRLASTTASILRGKHKPIYAPHVDTGDFVIIINADKVHLSGNKRTQKMAYRHSGYPGGLRSVRYDELLDKNPEKAIEKAVKGMLPKNSLGRQMLSKLKVYKGDQHPHGAQQPQPFEITQVAQ, from the coding sequence GTGCGTACGTACAGCCCCAAGCCCGGCGATGTGACGCGCCAGTGGCACGTCATCGACGCTCAGGACGTCGTCCTGGGTCGTCTGGCCTCCACCACGGCCTCCATTCTCCGCGGCAAGCACAAGCCGATCTACGCGCCCCACGTCGACACCGGTGACTTCGTCATCATCATCAACGCCGACAAGGTGCACCTCTCCGGCAACAAGCGGACCCAGAAGATGGCGTACCGCCACTCCGGCTACCCGGGCGGTCTGCGCTCCGTCCGCTACGACGAGCTGCTGGACAAGAACCCGGAGAAAGCAATCGAGAAGGCCGTCAAGGGCATGCTCCCGAAGAACTCCCTGGGCCGTCAGATGCTCTCGAAGCTGAAGGTCTACAAGGGTGACCAGCACCCGCACGGCGCGCAGCAGCCGCAGCCGTTCGAGATCACCCAGGTCGCGCAGTAA
- the truA gene encoding tRNA pseudouridine(38-40) synthase TruA: MSDEAAPGWVRVRLDVSYDGSDFHGWAKQAGGKRTVQGEIEDALRTVTRSRETYELTVAGRTDAGVHARGQVAHVDLPEAVWREHNQKLLKRLAGRLPRDVRVWALGPAPSGFNARFSAVWRRYAYRVTDNPGGVDPILRNHVLWHDWPLDVDAMNEAARALLGEHDFAAYCKKREGATTIRTLQELSLVRGEDGIVTATVRADAFCHNMVRSLIGALLFVGDGHRGPEWPGKVLAAGVRDSAVHVVRPHGLTLEEVGYPADELLAARNKEARNKRSLPSAGCC; this comes from the coding sequence GTGAGTGATGAAGCAGCGCCCGGGTGGGTTCGGGTTCGACTCGATGTGTCGTACGACGGTAGTGACTTCCATGGCTGGGCCAAGCAGGCCGGGGGGAAGCGGACCGTGCAGGGGGAGATCGAGGACGCCCTGCGGACGGTGACGCGGTCGCGGGAGACGTATGAGCTGACCGTGGCCGGGCGGACGGACGCCGGGGTGCACGCGCGGGGCCAGGTGGCGCACGTCGACCTGCCCGAGGCGGTGTGGCGGGAGCACAACCAGAAGCTGCTCAAGCGGCTGGCCGGGCGGTTGCCGAGGGATGTGCGGGTGTGGGCCCTCGGGCCGGCGCCGAGCGGGTTCAACGCGCGGTTCTCCGCCGTGTGGCGCCGGTACGCGTACCGGGTCACCGACAACCCCGGTGGTGTCGACCCCATCCTGCGCAACCACGTCCTGTGGCACGACTGGCCGCTGGACGTCGACGCCATGAACGAGGCCGCGCGGGCGCTGCTCGGGGAGCACGACTTCGCCGCGTACTGCAAGAAGCGCGAGGGCGCGACGACCATCCGGACGCTGCAGGAGCTGAGCCTGGTGCGGGGCGAGGACGGGATCGTCACCGCGACGGTGCGTGCCGACGCGTTCTGTCACAACATGGTGCGCTCGCTCATCGGCGCGCTGCTGTTCGTGGGCGACGGGCACAGGGGACCGGAGTGGCCCGGAAAGGTGCTGGCCGCGGGGGTCCGGGACTCGGCCGTGCATGTCGTACGACCGCACGGGCTGACCCTGGAGGAGGTCGGCTACCCCGCCGACGAACTGCTGGCGGCCCGGAACAAGGAGGCCCGGAACAAGCGCTCGCTGCCGTCGGCGGGGTGCTGCTGA
- the rplQ gene encoding 50S ribosomal protein L17 produces the protein MPKPTKGARLGGSAAHEKLLLANLAKSLFEHGRITTTEAKARRLRPYAERLVTKAKKGDLHNRRQVLQVITDKSVVHTLFTEIGPRYENRPGGYTRITKIGNRRGDNAPMAVIELVEALTVAQQATGEAEAATKRAVKEAEEAKVESTEATEAPAEESKDA, from the coding sequence ATGCCGAAGCCCACCAAGGGTGCCCGTCTGGGCGGCAGTGCCGCGCACGAGAAGCTGCTCCTCGCGAACCTCGCGAAGAGCCTCTTCGAGCACGGCCGTATCACCACCACCGAGGCGAAGGCGCGCCGCTTGCGTCCGTACGCCGAGCGTCTGGTCACCAAGGCGAAGAAGGGCGACCTTCACAACCGCCGTCAGGTGCTCCAGGTGATCACGGACAAGAGCGTCGTCCACACGCTCTTCACCGAGATCGGCCCGCGCTACGAGAACCGTCCCGGTGGCTACACCCGCATCACCAAGATCGGTAACCGCCGTGGCGACAACGCGCCCATGGCCGTCATCGAGCTGGTCGAGGCGCTGACGGTCGCCCAGCAGGCGACGGGTGAGGCCGAGGCCGCCACCAAGCGTGCGGTCAAGGAGGCCGAGGAGGCCAAGGTCGAGTCGACCGAGGCGACCGAGGCTCCGGCCGAGGAGTCCAAGGACGCGTAA
- a CDS encoding DNA-directed RNA polymerase subunit alpha, giving the protein MLIAQRPSLTEEVVDEFRSRFVIEPLEPGFGYTLGNSLRRTLLSSIPGAAVTSIRIDGVLHEFTTVPGVKEDVTDLILNIKQLVVSSEHDEPVVMYLRKQGPGLVTAADIAPPAGVEVHNPDLVLATLNGKGKLEMELTVERGRGYVSAVQNKQVGQEIGRIPVDSIYSPVLKVTYKVEATRVEQRTDFDKLIVDVETKQAMRPRDAMASAGKTLVELFGLARELNIDAEGIDMGPSPTDAALAADLALPIEELELTVRSYNCLKREGIHSVGELVARSEADLLDIRNFGAKSIDEVKAKLAGMGLALKDSPPGFDPTAAADAFGADDDADAGFVETEQY; this is encoded by the coding sequence ATGCTGATCGCTCAGCGTCCCTCGTTGACCGAAGAGGTCGTCGACGAGTTCCGCTCCCGGTTCGTGATCGAGCCGCTGGAGCCGGGCTTCGGCTACACCCTCGGCAACTCCCTGCGCCGTACGCTCCTCTCCTCGATCCCGGGTGCGGCGGTCACGTCCATCCGCATCGACGGTGTCCTGCACGAGTTCACCACCGTGCCGGGCGTCAAGGAGGACGTCACCGACCTGATCCTCAACATCAAGCAGCTGGTCGTCTCCTCGGAGCACGACGAGCCGGTCGTGATGTACCTGCGCAAGCAGGGCCCGGGTCTGGTCACCGCCGCGGACATCGCGCCCCCGGCCGGTGTCGAGGTGCACAACCCCGACCTCGTCCTCGCCACGCTCAACGGCAAGGGCAAGCTGGAGATGGAGCTGACCGTCGAGCGCGGTCGCGGCTACGTCTCCGCCGTGCAGAACAAGCAGGTCGGCCAGGAGATCGGCCGTATCCCGGTCGACTCGATCTACTCGCCGGTCCTCAAGGTCACGTACAAGGTCGAGGCCACGCGTGTCGAGCAGCGCACCGACTTCGACAAGCTGATCGTCGACGTCGAGACCAAGCAGGCGATGCGTCCGCGTGACGCCATGGCTTCCGCCGGCAAGACCCTGGTTGAGCTGTTCGGTCTCGCCCGCGAGCTGAACATCGACGCCGAGGGCATCGACATGGGCCCGTCCCCCACGGACGCCGCCCTGGCCGCCGACCTGGCGCTGCCGATCGAGGAGCTGGAGCTCACCGTTCGGTCGTACAACTGCCTCAAGCGTGAGGGCATCCACTCCGTGGGTGAGCTGGTCGCGCGCAGCGAGGCCGACCTGCTGGACATCCGCAACTTCGGTGCGAAGTCCATCGACGAGGTCAAGGCGAAGCTGGCGGGTATGGGCCTGGCGCTGAAGGACTCGCCTCCCGGGTTCGACCCGACCGCCGCGGCGGACGCCTTCGGCGCGGACGACGACGCGGACGCCGGGTTCGTCGAGACCGAGCAGTACTGA
- the rpsK gene encoding 30S ribosomal protein S11 — translation MPPKGRQGAAKKVRRKEKKNVAHGHAHIKSTFNNTIVSITDPSGNVISWASAGHVGFKGSRKSTPFAAQMAAESAARRAQEHGMRKVDVFVKGPGSGRETAIRSLQATGLEVGSIQDVTPTPHNGCRPPKRRRV, via the coding sequence ATGCCCCCCAAGGGTCGTCAGGGCGCTGCCAAGAAGGTGCGCCGCAAGGAAAAGAAGAACGTCGCTCACGGCCACGCGCACATCAAGAGCACGTTCAACAACACGATCGTCTCCATCACGGACCCGTCGGGCAACGTGATCTCCTGGGCCTCCGCCGGCCACGTCGGCTTCAAGGGCTCCCGGAAGTCCACGCCGTTCGCCGCGCAGATGGCCGCCGAGTCGGCCGCCCGCCGCGCCCAGGAGCACGGCATGCGCAAGGTCGACGTGTTCGTGAAGGGCCCGGGTTCCGGTCGTGAGACCGCGATCCGTTCGCTCCAGGCGACCGGTCTCGAGGTCGGCTCCATCCAGGACGTCACCCCGACCCCGCACAACGGCTGCCGCCCGCCGAAGCGCCGTCGCGTCTGA
- the rpsM gene encoding 30S ribosomal protein S13 has product MARVSGVDIPREKRVEVALTYVFGIGRTLSQATLAATGVDPNTRVRDLSEEQLVAIREYVDNNIKTEGDLRREIQADIRRKVEIGCYQGLRHRRGLPVRGQRTSTNARTRKGPRRAIAGKKKPGKK; this is encoded by the coding sequence ATGGCACGCGTTTCCGGTGTTGACATCCCGCGCGAAAAGCGTGTGGAGGTCGCCCTCACCTACGTGTTCGGCATCGGCCGGACCCTCTCGCAGGCGACGCTGGCAGCGACCGGCGTCGACCCGAACACCCGCGTTCGCGACCTCTCCGAGGAGCAGCTCGTCGCGATCCGCGAGTACGTCGACAACAACATCAAGACCGAGGGTGACCTCCGTCGCGAGATCCAGGCCGACATCCGCCGCAAGGTCGAGATCGGCTGCTACCAGGGTCTCCGTCACCGTCGCGGTCTGCCCGTCCGCGGTCAGCGCACCAGCACCAACGCTCGTACCCGCAAGGGCCCGCGTCGCGCCATCGCCGGCAAGAAGAAGCCGGGCAAGAAGTAG
- the rpmJ gene encoding 50S ribosomal protein L36 gives MKVKPSVKKICDKCRVIRRHGRVMVICENPRHKQRQG, from the coding sequence ATGAAGGTCAAGCCGAGCGTCAAGAAGATCTGCGACAAGTGCAGGGTGATCCGCCGTCACGGTCGGGTCATGGTCATCTGCGAGAACCCGCGCCACAAGCAGCGCCAGGGCTGA
- the infA gene encoding translation initiation factor IF-1, with protein MAKKQGAIEIEGTVVESLPNAMFKVELQNGHQVLAHISGKMRMHYIRILPDDRVVVELSPYDLTRGRIVYRYK; from the coding sequence GTGGCCAAGAAGCAAGGTGCCATCGAGATCGAGGGCACTGTCGTCGAGTCTCTGCCGAACGCCATGTTCAAGGTCGAGCTCCAGAACGGCCACCAGGTCCTGGCACACATCAGCGGCAAGATGCGCATGCACTACATCCGCATCCTCCCTGACGACCGGGTCGTGGTGGAGCTGTCTCCGTACGACCTGACGCGTGGCCGGATCGTCTACCGCTACAAGTAG
- the map gene encoding type I methionyl aminopeptidase encodes MVQIKSPEQIATMRRAGLVVAAIHAATREAAVPGASTKDLDQVARKVLDEHGAKPNFLGYGGFPATICTSVNEVVVHGIPSDEVVLKDGDIISIDCGAVIDGWHGDAAYTAFVGSGHAPELVELSRVTEESMWAGIAAMKQGNRLVDISRAVETYIRRQPKPGGGKYGIIEDYGGHGIGTEMHMDPHLLNYVDRRRGKGPKLVPGFCLAIEPMVSLGTPRTEVLSDEWTVITTDGTWSSHWEHSVALTPEGPLVLTAPDGGKAKLAEMGITAAPDPLAP; translated from the coding sequence ATGGTGCAGATCAAGAGCCCCGAGCAGATCGCCACGATGCGCAGGGCGGGGCTGGTCGTCGCCGCGATCCACGCGGCCACCCGGGAGGCGGCGGTGCCCGGCGCCAGCACCAAGGACCTGGACCAGGTCGCCCGCAAGGTCCTCGACGAGCACGGCGCCAAGCCGAACTTCCTCGGTTACGGCGGCTTCCCCGCCACCATCTGCACCTCCGTGAACGAGGTCGTCGTCCACGGCATCCCGTCCGACGAGGTCGTCCTCAAGGACGGCGACATCATCTCCATCGACTGCGGCGCGGTCATCGACGGCTGGCACGGCGACGCCGCTTACACGGCCTTCGTGGGCTCCGGTCACGCTCCGGAGCTGGTCGAGCTGTCGCGGGTGACCGAGGAGTCGATGTGGGCCGGCATCGCGGCCATGAAGCAGGGCAACCGCCTGGTCGACATCTCCCGCGCCGTCGAGACGTACATCCGCCGCCAGCCGAAGCCGGGCGGCGGCAAGTACGGGATCATCGAGGACTACGGCGGCCACGGCATCGGCACCGAGATGCACATGGACCCGCATCTGCTGAACTACGTCGACCGCCGCCGCGGCAAGGGTCCCAAGCTGGTCCCCGGCTTCTGCCTCGCGATCGAGCCGATGGTCTCCCTCGGCACCCCGCGCACGGAAGTCCTGTCGGACGAGTGGACGGTCATCACCACCGACGGCACCTGGTCCTCCCACTGGGAGCACTCGGTCGCGCTGACGCCGGAGGGTCCCCTGGTGCTCACGGCTCCCGACGGCGGCAAGGCGAAGCTGGCGGAGATGGGCATCACGGCCGCTCCGGATCCGCTGGCGCCCTGA
- a CDS encoding adenylate kinase — translation MRIVLVGPPGAGKGTQAVRLAEQLAIPHISTGDLFRANISRQTELGKLAKSYMDAGNLVPDEVTIAMAKDRMEQPDAEGGFLLDGFPRNVKQAEALDALLETEGIKVDAVLDLEVPEDEVVKRIAGRRICRNDSSHVFHVTYSPPKKNGVCDVCGGELYQRDDDSEDTVRTRLEVYHTQTEPIIDYYKSQGLVVTISSLGPVDEITQRALEALKREKAENK, via the coding sequence ATGCGTATCGTCCTCGTCGGGCCGCCGGGTGCCGGTAAGGGAACGCAAGCCGTCCGCCTCGCTGAGCAGCTGGCCATCCCGCACATCTCCACGGGCGACCTGTTCCGGGCCAACATCAGCCGGCAGACCGAGCTGGGCAAGCTCGCGAAGTCCTACATGGACGCCGGCAACCTCGTCCCGGACGAGGTGACCATCGCCATGGCCAAGGACCGCATGGAGCAGCCGGACGCCGAGGGCGGCTTCCTCCTCGACGGCTTCCCGCGCAACGTGAAGCAGGCCGAGGCGCTGGACGCGCTGCTGGAGACCGAGGGCATCAAGGTCGACGCGGTGCTGGACCTGGAGGTCCCGGAGGACGAGGTCGTCAAGCGGATCGCCGGCCGGCGCATCTGCCGCAACGACTCCTCCCACGTCTTCCACGTGACGTACAGCCCGCCGAAGAAGAACGGCGTCTGCGACGTCTGCGGCGGCGAGCTGTACCAGCGCGACGACGACTCCGAGGACACGGTCCGCACGCGGCTGGAGGTCTACCACACGCAGACCGAGCCGATCATCGACTACTACAAGTCGCAGGGCCTGGTCGTGACGATCTCCTCCCTCGGCCCGGTGGACGAGATCACGCAGCGGGCGCTGGAGGCGCTCAAGCGCGAGAAGGCCGAGAACAAGTAG
- the secY gene encoding preprotein translocase subunit SecY has translation MLTGFARAFRTPDLRKKLLFTLFIIVVYRLGTHIPIPGVNYKAVQTCVNEAGANTGLFGLVNMFSGGALLQITVFALGIMPYITASIILQLLTVVIPRLEALKKEGQAGTTKITQYTRYLTVALAILQGTGLVATARSGALFNGCSAAPSIVPNQSIFTTITMVVCMTAGTCVVMWLGELVTDRGIGNGMSILMFISIAATFPSALWAIKKQGTLAGGWIEFGTVIIVGLVMVGLVVFVEQAQRRVPVQYAKRMIGRRSYGGTSTYIPLKVNQAGVIPVIFASSLLYIPALVAQFAGGNSGWKQWVTTNLTKGDHPVYIVTYFLLIVFFTFFYVAISFNPEEVADNMKKYGGFIPGIRAGRPTAEYLSYVLNRITWPGSLYLGVIALVPTMALVGFNANQNFPFGGTSILIIVGVGLETVKQIESQLQQRNYEGFLR, from the coding sequence GTGCTTACCGGCTTCGCCCGGGCGTTCAGGACGCCCGACCTGCGCAAGAAGCTGCTCTTCACGCTGTTCATCATCGTGGTCTACCGGCTCGGTACCCACATTCCGATCCCCGGCGTCAACTACAAGGCCGTCCAGACGTGTGTCAACGAGGCGGGGGCCAACACCGGTCTCTTCGGCCTCGTCAACATGTTCAGCGGCGGCGCGTTGCTCCAGATCACGGTGTTCGCGCTCGGCATCATGCCGTACATCACGGCGAGCATCATCCTGCAGCTGCTGACCGTGGTCATCCCGCGCCTGGAAGCCCTCAAGAAGGAGGGCCAGGCGGGTACGACGAAGATCACGCAGTACACGCGGTACCTGACGGTGGCGCTCGCCATCCTGCAGGGCACCGGCCTGGTGGCCACGGCTCGCAGCGGTGCGCTGTTCAACGGCTGCTCGGCCGCCCCCAGCATCGTCCCGAACCAGTCGATCTTCACCACGATCACCATGGTGGTCTGCATGACCGCCGGTACGTGTGTGGTCATGTGGCTCGGTGAGCTGGTCACCGACCGGGGCATCGGCAACGGCATGTCGATCCTGATGTTCATCTCGATCGCGGCGACGTTCCCGTCCGCGCTGTGGGCGATCAAGAAGCAGGGCACGCTGGCCGGCGGCTGGATCGAGTTCGGCACGGTCATCATCGTCGGCCTGGTCATGGTCGGGCTGGTCGTCTTCGTCGAGCAGGCCCAGCGCCGCGTTCCGGTGCAGTACGCGAAGCGCATGATCGGTCGCCGTTCCTACGGCGGTACGTCCACGTACATCCCGCTCAAGGTGAACCAGGCCGGTGTGATTCCGGTCATCTTCGCCTCGTCGCTGCTCTACATCCCGGCATTGGTGGCGCAGTTCGCGGGCGGTAATTCGGGCTGGAAGCAATGGGTCACGACGAACCTGACCAAGGGCGATCACCCGGTTTACATCGTTACGTACTTCTTGCTCATCGTGTTCTTCACGTTCTTCTACGTGGCGATCTCCTTCAACCCCGAAGAAGTCGCCGACAACATGAAGAAGTATGGTGGCTTCATCCCGGGCATCCGGGCTGGCCGACCGACCGCTGAGTACCTGAGCTACGTGCTCAACCGGATCACCTGGCCGGGTTCGCTGTATCTGGGTGTGATCGCTCTCGTGCCGACAATGGCGTTGGTGGGCTTCAACGCGAACCAGAACTTCCCGTTCGGCGGGACCAGCATCCTCATCATCGTGGGTGTCGGCCTCGAGACCGTGAAGCAGATCGAGAGCCAGCTCCAGCAGCGCAATTACGAAGGGTTCCTCCGCTGA
- the rplO gene encoding 50S ribosomal protein L15, producing the protein MAEQNPLKIHNLRPAPGAKTAKTRVGRGEASKGKTAGRGTKGTKARYQVPERFEGGQMPLHMRLPKLKGFKNPFKTEYQVVNLDKLAALYPEGGEVTVEGLVAKGAVRKNSLVKVLGQGEVSVALQVTVDAVSGSAKEKITAAGGTVTELV; encoded by the coding sequence ATGGCGGAGCAGAACCCGCTCAAGATCCACAACCTCCGTCCCGCCCCGGGCGCCAAGACCGCCAAGACCCGCGTCGGTCGTGGTGAGGCGTCGAAGGGTAAGACGGCCGGTCGTGGTACCAAGGGCACGAAGGCCCGTTACCAGGTTCCGGAGCGCTTCGAGGGTGGCCAGATGCCGCTCCACATGCGTCTCCCGAAGCTGAAGGGCTTCAAGAACCCGTTCAAGACCGAGTACCAGGTCGTGAACCTCGACAAGCTGGCCGCGCTGTACCCCGAGGGTGGCGAGGTCACTGTCGAGGGCCTCGTGGCCAAGGGTGCCGTTCGCAAGAACAGCCTCGTCAAGGTCCTCGGCCAGGGCGAGGTCTCCGTGGCGCTGCAGGTGACGGTCGACGCCGTCTCCGGCTCCGCCAAGGAGAAGATCACCGCCGCCGGCGGCACGGTCACCGAGCTCGTCTGA
- the rpmD gene encoding 50S ribosomal protein L30, which translates to MAQLKITQVKSYIGSKQNHRDTLRSLGLKGINTQVVKEDRPEFRGMVRHVRHLVTVEEVD; encoded by the coding sequence ATGGCGCAGCTCAAGATCACGCAGGTCAAGTCCTACATCGGCAGCAAGCAGAACCACCGTGACACCCTGCGTTCCCTTGGTCTCAAGGGGATCAACACGCAGGTCGTCAAGGAGGACCGCCCCGAGTTCCGCGGCATGGTGCGCCATGTCCGTCACCTCGTGACGGTCGAGGAGGTCGACTGA
- the rpsE gene encoding 30S ribosomal protein S5, producing MAGPQRRGGGAGGGERRDRKGRDGGAAAEKTAYVERVVAINRVAKVVKGGRRFSFTALVVVGDGDGTVGVGYGKAKEVPAAIAKGVEEAKKHFFKVPRIQGTIPHPIQGEKAAGVVLLKPASPGTGVIAGGPVRAVLECAGIHDILSKSLGSDNAINIVHATVAALKGLQRPEEVAARRGLPLEDVAPAALLRARAGAGA from the coding sequence ATGGCTGGACCCCAGCGCCGCGGTGGCGGTGCCGGTGGCGGCGAGCGGCGGGACCGGAAGGGCCGTGACGGCGGCGCTGCCGCCGAGAAGACCGCGTACGTTGAGCGCGTTGTCGCGATCAACCGCGTCGCCAAGGTTGTGAAGGGTGGTCGTCGCTTCAGCTTCACCGCGCTGGTCGTGGTGGGCGACGGTGACGGCACCGTGGGTGTCGGTTACGGCAAGGCCAAGGAGGTGCCGGCCGCCATCGCCAAGGGTGTTGAGGAGGCCAAGAAGCACTTCTTCAAGGTCCCCCGTATCCAGGGCACCATCCCGCACCCGATCCAGGGTGAGAAGGCTGCCGGCGTCGTACTGCTCAAGCCCGCGTCGCCCGGTACCGGTGTTATCGCCGGTGGTCCGGTGCGTGCCGTGCTTGAGTGCGCCGGTATCCACGACATCCTGTCGAAGTCGCTCGGCTCCGACAACGCGATCAACATCGTGCACGCCACCGTGGCGGCCCTCAAGGGCCTGCAGCGTCCGGAGGAGGTCGCGGCCCGCCGCGGTCTGCCGCTGGAGGACGTCGCTCCCGCGGCTCTGCTGCGTGCGCGTGCCGGGGCGGGTGCGTAA
- the rplR gene encoding 50S ribosomal protein L18, with the protein MAYGQKILKGDAYKRAAIKRRHIRIRKNLSGTAERPRLVVTRSNRHIVAQVIDDLKGHTLASASTLDSSIRGGEGDKSAQAKQVGALVAERAKAAGVEAVVFDRGGNQYAGRIAALADAAREAGLRF; encoded by the coding sequence ATGGCATACGGGCAGAAGATCCTCAAGGGCGACGCCTACAAGCGCGCCGCGATCAAGCGCCGTCACATCCGGATCCGCAAGAACCTTTCCGGTACTGCCGAGCGTCCCCGTCTGGTCGTGACCCGCTCCAACCGCCACATCGTGGCGCAGGTGATCGACGACCTGAAGGGCCACACCCTGGCTTCGGCGTCCACGCTGGACAGCTCGATCCGCGGTGGCGAGGGCGACAAGTCCGCGCAGGCCAAGCAGGTCGGCGCCCTGGTCGCCGAGCGTGCCAAGGCCGCCGGTGTCGAGGCTGTCGTGTTCGACCGTGGTGGCAACCAGTACGCCGGGCGCATCGCCGCCCTGGCGGACGCCGCCCGCGAAGCCGGGCTCAGGTTCTGA